The Mytilus galloprovincialis chromosome 3, xbMytGall1.hap1.1, whole genome shotgun sequence genomic interval ACCATTCATCATAAAATAGTGTTTTAAAAAACAGATTGCAAAGATAATGACAAAATGTGCGTGCTATGGGCATTTCAAGGGGAATGTACGAAGAATCAAGGTTACATGGTTTTCAATTGCCAAAACAGTTGTCAAGTTTGCAGTGGTTCCTTTACaggtatatatgtaaatataatatgGAATTATAATCACAAATTTAGACAAGTATATCATGTTCTAGTCTATGAACTATGTCATTTGtgttgtgaagagttgtctcaaatGTTCAtagggaatcataccacatcttctttttatatatccgAATTTTATCTAAAGCAAAAGGTACCatttaaaaggaaaaataaacAGTAGCTCCTGCATATGATTATGTGTATTATAATGTACATCATGACTGCTAGTTTTAtagtcaaacaaaaaaaaagctcaaattggaTTATAACAATAGATGTACGTGTACCCAAACTGCCACGAAATAGCAAAGAAGTTGATGCTGGAACATCCGTCAGAAGAAGAAGAACCTACTTGCATTTAAATAACACAGCAATTGATGCTCGTGTACTTCTTTATCAAAATTACTCTTATTTTGGATTCAGAATTGCAAAGTCACATGCAACCAAGATTCGTcaaatatatgcatttttaaaacaattttatagaTTGTATAGACAAGAACAAGAGCTGTTCAAAATGGTCGGCAAACGGTGAATGTCGCAAAAACCCAAAGTATATGTTATTTAATTGTCAAAAAAGCTGCAAAGTATGTGACGGCAAAATAGGTAAATGTTaaaatgttgcctttatttactgcaACATTCATAATATTGCTTCACTTAGAAATAATGTAAAAGATAGATGTTTCGAAGTCAAGGATATTAAAAATGCAATCATCAAGACAATAAACAAACACGAATCATTTGCCTTGTTATTCTGTGCTTGTAACAATTTCATATAATGCACTATGATTATGAGGTAAGCATAATGTAcatgccaaaaataaaaaaaaagtcactttaaATGTTTGTATCTAAATTATATGCAAAATAGAGAGAAAGCGTCTCTGATACAAGTCATCATAAAATCGTGACTGTGTTGCAATCACTGAATAATCATGTACATTTATCAATTGTGGATATTTTAAGTTAACAGTCAAGACATACCAGTAGCACAAATGGAGAAGTGTGGGCTCATTGTTTCATtcacaaaaagtaaaacaatacttGTATAACGAAGTTTAAAATTGAGTATCTCTCTCGTTGTAAATGTCTTGAATTGGACAATGAAAGTCAGTTCAAAGCGAGGTCACTCGAATTCATATGGTTGAAGTTTGCCTGAATGAGTTTATGTCaggatattttacttttatagcGATCTGATAGACAATACATAAATTGGGTAGATGAAAATCAAAGAGACTTTTTATACGGGCAATGACACAAACAATCAACAAATCCGAAGGTTGGAGACTCCACTCAATTAGTTTGTTAATCTCTCAAATAGGCATTAGCAAGGAAAACACTCAGATAAAAGACGAAATGAAATCTGCTGAAACAACAAATGGAGCAAGAGAAGAAGTCACCATTGCAGACAACGAAGACAAATTAACCGTAACTGATTCAACAGCATCAACACAATTAGAAAAGGAAACAGAAGAGAATGAATTTCAAACTAACGACAATACCACCAATGGTGTAACAGGTACACGCTTTTCTTTAGCATATCTCGTTCGTTAATTAAATGTGCATGCCATGTTTTTGAGATGCTTTACTACACCATGAtcttttatttcttcatataatCAGTCGAAGGATGGGCGGTTTTCTTTTAATACCAGAAACACAATTTACGAAATAAACATGCATCATAATTGTAAACGTTATTACAAAACGAGGGACTTTATGCAACTACAATTATATAGAGtaaaatgaaggcaacagtattataccgatGTCAAACGTCATAATTCGATCGAGAAAAAACTCCAGGTAGTGAGGGAAATtaatcaactataagagaaaaacaaaggaaaaacAGGGACAAAATCAAACTATAACACCCATAGAAACacactatttgataacaactgccatattcatgacttggtacaggacaatgtatggtaggttgaacctggtttaatggtaTGCTCAAGCACACGCAAAAACATTCCTTACAGAAAAATGCTCAAACAAATACTATGATAgacgacacaacatgcaaaccgcaAAACAACATATTCCATCAACGACAAACACATCAGAATATCAAAGACAGTGACGCAGAACATTTGACTTTCCGTTATGAATATTCCTCagagtatttttgttattttactttttacatttatcaaattttatttgtaatacaATCTAAATTTATGTACTGAATATAATTCATTTAAGATTGCACGGACATTAAGGAAAAATGTATAATGTGGGCTTTACAAAATGAATGCAGGCAGAACCCAGAATATATGCTGTACAACTGTAAGAAGAGTTGTAATGCTTGTGGTGATGCAATTGCCAAAGGTATCATGATAAAGAACTAAATCTGTCTCGTAAAAAGTGTATTGAGGATATTGTAAAAATGATTAACATTGCCTACTGGGTAACGAAAATAAAAATTTTGGCTTTCATTCTGATTGCACCTATCGTTAAAGTTTAATACCGCAGTAATATAAAAACTTGATGAAAAAGGTTACTAAAACGAAGTGGACGCTCATTTctattctatatttaaaaaacCTCCTCAAATTACCTCTCATTCACTATTTCCGCTCCAGGTGCAAACGGGCATAATCCATCTTATTGTCATTACTCAGGCATTGTAATCTACTGTGTGACGTTTTATTTAGATTCAGTTGGTTTTTATACTGAAGTATATTGCATTATTACTTGTTTCGAGTGTACCGGATGAAGGATTTTCTTTAATCTGTTTTAGTTTAGTCAAACAATCAATGCTCTCAAATttgtgataaaaagtaaaatcacaatcacaattacaaaaatatatgtttgtatcAATATGCAGAATGCAAAGACTGGCACCACCAATGTTCTGTTTGGGCGTCAAGTGGTAGATGCAAGACACAATCAACTTACATGTTTGAATATTGCAAGCTTAGTTGTGATGCATGCGAAAGTCTAAGGAAAAACGGTAAGGATATGTTCTtcgaaaatttataaaacatgtaacaATATAGAAATGTTTAATACCAAATACGAAGTTTGGTATATCTTTAATGATTCAGTATCCTCATTTCTGAACAACCTGCCTGAAAAACACGTTCGTTAAAAAGTTATTAATGTATTTGTTGGAGAGATTAGATGTTTGATggttgtaaatatatatagtttagtcTGGTTTTGTTTTTAAACCAAATTACTTCGACAATTGTTGCGGTAATTTGTAATAAGTCAGTACTATATGAACTAAgcatgattttttgtttgttaatggtTCATTCATTTCAATTTCTGATTTGAATTCAAAAATGAAACCACAATCAAACCAAACCCTGAACATACAATTAAAAGGAATAACGTTTACCAGGGCCGTAAATTACATAGAGGCATGTAGGCAGTTGCCTCCTATTGCGGGCGgacaaaaaaaggagaaaaaaaacactgataagaaaatttggttaaaatcatgcattatttttataacaatggTTGTTAGTTAAAACAACAAGGTGGTTAATCATAATGGCATGCAAGTGTGTTCAATATTTGGATCTGAACGGTCGGTACCCAACTCAACTCCTTTGCACACATAAAATTTTCCCACCAAATACTATTGCATCTGCATACAGAGAAGTGACAATTTTGGCAATATTGAATGCATAGAAGTGCTAAAAAGATGTGATTCGTCCAGTCAGAAAAAAATCACCTTAACATTTGACAGAGCCAGAATATTATTTTTGGTGTATACAAACATTGTTACGTTTTAATAATTTGAACTTGATAGATAAAATTATGAGTTATTGagtatgcattttcattttaaggtttgaaaattgtgtctaTGAAACTAAGTCAAAATTAGTTCGAATTGGACAGCCAAATAAGCCGgataaactacaaaaaaatgacaaaattcagGGGCTTTCATTTTAAGTCTTTTCCCTAAACTAAAGTAAAAATAGCTTGTAAAGAGTCATAAAGCAGGATAAAACGAAAACAAATCTTACTCTACCGGGACACGTAATCTAACTCTGGTTGATAACTCTTTTCAATATATTCCCGGTGCATACTTATTGAAATGTAACAAAGAATTAACAAGTCGTATATTCTTAAGAGGTACATTGCATACAAGCAAAAGGCACGAAAAAATATCCTTTTCTGCATGGAATGGGTCCGAAACATTTTTGCCTCGCTCCGATCGGCGATAATAAACTGCCTCCCCTTACAGGGCAGGCAATTTACGGCCCTGTTTAccgtttttatatatcaaatgcCTTTTTGCTAGCTATACTATTTTATGTTACAATTGCCACTAAACTTATGACTGAGTCGTGAATCCAAAACGTCAATCATTGTGTATTTGTTGAACCTTTTTTAAAGAACGtttgttcaatttaaaacatcatcaattaaaaaataattaaatggagataaaaaaaaatattcattttagttACTCacttgtttattgtattttaattttctatattttaggTGATAACAACTGTGTAGATGAAAATACAAAGTGTCACTACTGGTCCTTCATAGGCGAATGTGTTAAAAATCAGAACTACATGCTTTCAAAATGTAAACACAGTTGTAAAGTATGTTAATGAACAATCCATTCTATTCTTGCGATTAGATACAAAATAACTTTCTGTCTGAAATAAATTAATAcaaagttatttaatttcacagCCTTTTAAAAAGAATCATCTTCTGATACAAAACATTTATCACAGagcttatagtttttttttgtcgcAAGATGCGACTTTCttctacaaaagaatcatcattgacttcaaataaaaataagtttaaaggtCAAAtaaggtataaactttaaaagtgTTGAGGaattaaatgtcaaaatgttttgcaaaaatacGGTTttaggtagaaaatccttagttttttgaacaATTCAAATGTATATACCAGTTAATGAATTAATATTACCATTCCAACGAAGACAGAAGTACTGTCTACTTCGGCGCTGGTTATATTATTCTTCTACACACATTATTTTTGGAAAACATTTATATGTCGTTATGTATTTGCTAGTAAATACATTTTGGTCTAAAATGGTCATAtttgtgtccatctgatgagttaagcccttttcaactgatttttatagttcgttcttatgtggtactgttataccactgtcccaggttaggggagggttggaatcctgctaacatgtttaaccccgccgcattatttatgtatgtgtgactgtcccaagtcaggagcctgtaattcagtggttgtcgtttgtttatgtgttacatattttttgtatataaataaggccgtaatttttctcgtttgaattgttttacattgtcacatcagggccttgtatagctgactatgcggtatgggctttgctcattgttgaaggccgtacggtgatttatagttgttaatgtatgtgtcattttggtctcttgtggacagttgtctcattggcaatcataccacatcttctttttatatgttatttttatcAGGATTTGAAAAGCCCTATTCAGATTTTCAGTCAAATTGCAGACTTATCTGATgtatagtagttgtcgtttgtttatgtaatttatacgtgtttctcgtttctcgttttttattttatatggattagaccgttggttttcccgtttgaatggttttacactagtaattttggggccctttatagcttgttgttcggtgtgagccaaaaaaaaatgttatttggatggagagttgtctcattggcactcacaccacatctgcctatATCTATTATCCACTGTGGTGAATTCAGGACTGTTCAGTATCATTGCAAAAATTCAGTACGCTTTTATTGTGTTATAATGTTTACCTATCAATCGAAAACCTCCCGGGCTGATTGGTATTTCGGAATAATACGTTGTGaaacggattttgccatgttttttacgctttattatatatttaaacagGAGAGTACATAAAGGAACAGCTTACTGGGCCAAGGCAAATGGGTTTCCTTCAGgtttatttttgacatgttttataagctttttctgtattattgtaTTTTCTTGTTGTTTGTGCTTTGTATGGTATTTCATTGAGTTCTTTTTATCCTCCTTTAGTAAAATTGTACTTGATCAAACACATTCTGAATAAAACCtgttaataaaaacaatattctaaTCGACATTGtgtgtaacgttcattttgattagATAACGTCACCAATTTTCACGGCATGAATtcacaattgatgctatgaaGAGGAATGTACAAGAGCAGACAACGTATGACAGATTTCAAATGTGTGTTTTATGTAACATTAGAACGGAGATACCAATATTGTAAAAGTTAACTTCTTTTGCATTGTTATTTGTCACGTAACACCCTAATTAAATAATCAAAAACGATCTCCTGTTTTGATATTCAACGTTCTATTTCctaacctgaagcgagacagatggacgaacgaacagacggacgaacggaccagaaaacataatgcccataaatggggcataaaatcatttttaatgtaattatctCGTTGTCGATACCCTTTTCGTTTGAAACCCTTGTCTTCGGGCATTGCAGTTGGGTCCATATGAACGATACAGTGTTGTTTCTTTATCGAGAAAGTGGATCCACAGAATGTACTATCAAGGACAAAAACTGTTTTGAGTAGAAgggttaatccaccattttctacataagaaaatgcctatatcaagttagaatatgacagttattatcctttcgtttgatgtgtttgggctcttgattttgacatttgattatgggctttccgtttagaattttcctcggggtttagtatttttgtgattttactatttattgACGTCATTGTTCCCCTTTTTAAATTGTCGTGTAGTTCGGTGTTCTTGTTAtacattttgaagaaattttgtttttcatttgtcaatCAGTAAAAATACGAGATATTCATGTTACAGCAACATGCATTACAATACAACTGATTAAAAAGTAAGAGGTTTTATTTCGAAAGCAGTATACagatatttcattgttttcaGTAAACCTAACAGGAGTTGCAACTTTTCTTGCAGTTTTGAAGCATGTATGCAGGATTATTTCTGCATTCACCCATGGATGCCCAGCTCTGGCAATTTCTGTTGTTATCATCGCAGAGTGAGCCCCCTAATGTGAAAAAAACACCACAAAATTAATATAGACTATTAACACataatataagtaaaaaaaatagcatCAATTAAACCTATTATAAATGTAATACAATGAAACTTGTTTGTTGAATAGTTGTCACATTATGATACCGTATATTAAAAAGTATATCGAGACTATACagtatggttttttttctctcttatttcGTTCCATCTACATCTAATGATCACATACTATTGGAAATGTTtaccatttattaaattttactaCAAATTTAAGTGAAATTTTTTAGTTAGCGCAAGAATAAATGTGCTCAAAACACAGTCCTGTTTTAATCAgcagttggaaagcaggtcactgtttgaccccaagtttatcagcaacaatagagccacgtgaccgtgaaaattcagtaaaaaaacgaaCGAGACAAACCTCATTTCACTCACTaaatactattgtcgtaataaaaacttattgatcCAACTAATCTTCTATATACATAGTTTATTCTCGTCAAAACTTACACATCAAATCAAaatcctttattctttattttatcttcaaacttggagtttgggtgaAATAGTCAAGTCTCCTGATCgcaaaatctaaatatttacgaggaaactaaaaaatgatgggctgaatttaaatttaataaagcatctcattaagacaaacactcgatatgaatatctcggcaatagaatgttggatacgcaaacgtcaagttattttcaaaacaaagcGGTGTTTTTTATGCCGATTT includes:
- the LOC143067449 gene encoding uncharacterized protein LOC143067449 isoform X1, whose product is MCVLWAFQGECTKNQGYMVFNCQNSCQVCSGSFTDCIDKNKSCSKWSANGECRKNPKYMLFNCQKSCKVCDGKIGISKENTQIKDEMKSAETTNGAREEVTIADNEDKLTVTDSTASTQLEKETEENEFQTNDNTTNGVTDCTDIKEKCIMWALQNECRQNPEYMLYNCKKSCNACGDAIAKECKDWHHQCSVWASSGRCKTQSTYMFEYCKLSCDACESLRKNGDNNCVDENTKCHYWSFIGECVKNQNYMLSKCKHSCKVC
- the LOC143067449 gene encoding uncharacterized protein LOC143067449 isoform X2; its protein translation is MCVLWAFQGECTKNQGYMVFNCQNSCQVCSGSFTGISKENTQIKDEMKSAETTNGAREEVTIADNEDKLTVTDSTASTQLEKETEENEFQTNDNTTNGVTDCTDIKEKCIMWALQNECRQNPEYMLYNCKKSCNACGDAIAKECKDWHHQCSVWASSGRCKTQSTYMFEYCKLSCDACESLRKNGDNNCVDENTKCHYWSFIGECVKNQNYMLSKCKHSCKVC